One part of the Lotus japonicus ecotype B-129 chromosome 2, LjGifu_v1.2 genome encodes these proteins:
- the LOC130737955 gene encoding probable magnesium transporter NIPA8 yields the protein MGEWIVGAFINLFGSIAINFGTNLLKLGHNERERHVLGSDGLNGKMTLKPIISFQSWRIGILFFFLGNCLNFISFGYAAQSLLAALGSVQFVSNIAFAYFVLNKMVTVKVLVATAFIVLGNIFLVAFGNHQSPVFTPEQLTEKYTNVAFLLYLLALIVIVALHHSVYKRGELLLAVSGHDLRPYWNMLLPFSYAVVSGAVGSCSVLFAKSLSNLLRLAMSNGYQLHSWFTYSMLLLFLSTAGFWMTRLNEGLALFDAILIVPMFQIAWTLFSICTGFIYFQEYLVFDALRTTMFILGMMCVFLGISLLAPDESKGAETKDSSLDSMVSPAISIEAKRLVVSSEEAQNRETRSFVKGMRIKITDMLAKAKASFALSFGFGEDSINASSVLVMPMMSSRITGFRGTGIDRSRMLSMRNYGWSKIPMDEDAGKLLETSQIVPPSP from the exons ATGGGGGAGTGGATTGTTGGTGCTTTCATTAACCTCTTTGGTAGTATTGCTATAAACTTTGGGACCAATCTACTCAAATTAGGGCATAATGAG AGAGAAAGACATGTACTTGGAAGTGATGGGTTAAATGGGAAGATGACTCTGAAGCCTATTATATCTTTCCAGAGTTGGAGAATAG GTATcctatttttctttcttggaaATTGCCTTAATTTCATTTCCTTTGGCTATGCTGCTCAG TCACTTCTTGCAGCCTTGGGATCTGTTCAGTTTGTATCTAACATTGCCTTTGCTTACTTTGTCTTGAACAAAATGGTGACAGTCAA GGTACTGGTTGCTACAGCTTTCATTGTTCTCGGAAACATTTTTCTAGTTGCTTTTGGCAATCACCAATCACCTG TTTTCACACCAGAACAGTTGACAGAGAAATATACCAATGTTGCATTCCTGCTGTACCTTCTAGCTTTGATCGTAATCGTTGCCTTGCATCACTCTGTTTACAA GAGAGGAGAACTTCTACTTGCAGTATCAGGACATGACCTTAGACCctattggaatatgctgttgCCCTTTTCATATGCTGTAGTTTCAGGGGCTGTAGGTTCATGCTCAGTATTGTTTGCTAAATCACT TTCTAACCTCTTACGACTGGCAATGTCCAATGGTTATCAGTTGCACAGCTGGTTCACATATTCTATGCTGCTTTTATTTCTCAGTACTGCTGGATTCTGG ATGACCAGGTTGAATGAAGGACTGGCCTTGTTTGATGCCATTCTTATTGTTCCCATGTTTCAGATAGCATGGACTCTCTTCTCAATCTGTACAGGGTTTATATATTTTCAGGAATATCTG GTATTTGATGCCTTAAGGACAACAATGTTTATACTAGGAATGATGTGTGTGTTCCTTGGCATTTCTTTGCTGGCACCTGATGAATCAAAAG GTGCTGAGACTAAAGACAGTTCTTTGGATTCCATGGTGTCTCCTGCCATTTCAATAGAAGCGAAAAG GTTAGTAGTGTCTTCTGAAGAAGCACAAAACAGAGAGACAAGATCGTTTGTCAAAGGAATGCGAATAAAGATTACAGATATGTTAGCCAAGGCAAAG GCTTCTTTTGCATTATCTTTTGGGTTTGGCGAGGATTCCATTAATGCATCTTCAGTTCTTGTGATGCCAATGATGTCTTCAAGAATAACTGGATTCAGAGGTACTGGGATTGACCGATCAAGGATGTTGTCCATGAGAAATTATGGTTGGAGCAAGATCCCTATGGATGAAGATGCTGGGAAATTGCTTGAAACTAGTCAAATTGTTCCCCCTAGCCCTTGA